A stretch of the Malus domestica chromosome 08, GDT2T_hap1 genome encodes the following:
- the LOC103441578 gene encoding delta-aminolevulinic acid dehydratase, chloroplastic, with product MASTIVNVGPIQGLDGLRPAKPLKLNSGRIQIKTTRPQRLSTIRASDSDGSLGKTGLSDAECEAAVVAGNAPQAPPAPPKPAAPSGTPVVSSLPIGRRPRRNRRSPALRAAFQETSLSPANFVYPLFIHEGQDDTPIGAMPGCYRLGWRHGLMEEVAKARDVGVNSIVLFPKVPDALKNSTGDEAYNDNGLVPRTIRLLKDKYPDLVIYTDVALDPYSSDGHDGIVREDGVIMNDETVHQLCKQAVSQARAGADVVSPSDMMDGRVGAIRTALDAEGFQHVSIMSYTAKYASSFYGPFREALDSNPRFGDKKTYQMNPANYREAMVEANEDESEGADILLVKPGLPYLDIIRLLRDNSPLPIAAYQVSGEYSMIKAGGVLKMIDEEKVMMESLMCLRRAGADIVLTYFALQAARTICGEKR from the exons ATGGCTTCAACAATTGTTAACGTGGGACCCATCCAGGGTCTGGATGGTCTCAGACCCGCAAAACCTCTGAAACTAAATTCGGGTCGGATCCAAATCAAGACCACCCGCCCACAGCGCCTGTCCACCATAAGAGCCAGCGACAGCGACGGATCTCTCGGGAAGACCGGGCTCAGCGACGCCGAGTGCGAGGCCGCCGTCGTCGCAGGAAACGCGCCACAAGCACCGCCGGCGCCTCCAAAGCCCGCCGCTCCATCTGGAACTCCGGTGGTGTCTTCACTT CCGATAGGTCGGAGACCTCGCCGGAACCGAAGGTCGCCGGCGCTAAGAGCTGCGTTTCAGGAAACAAGTTTATCTCCTGCTAATTTTGTGTACCCACTttttattcatgaag gTCAGGACGACACGCCGATTGGGGCCATGCCAGGATGTTATAGGCTTGGTTGGAGACATGGACTTATGGAAGAG GTTGCAAAGGCTCGAGATGTTGGTGTCAATAGTATTGTGCTTTTCCCCAAAGTTCCAGATGCTTTGAAG AATTCAACAGGTGACGAAGCCTACAATGATAATGGTTTAGTGCCGCGAACAATACGGTTGCTGAAGGACAAATACCCTGATCTT GTTATCTACACTGATGTTGCTTTAGATCCATATTCCTCTGATGGGCATGACGGTATTGTTAGAGAGGATG GAGTTATTATGAATGATGAGACGGTACACCAATTATGTAAGCAAGCTGTTTCCCAG GCCCGAGCTGGAGCAGATGTTGTCAGTCCCAGTGACATGATGGATGGTCGTGTGGGAGCCATCCGAACTGCTCTTGATGCTGAAGGTTTTCAGCATGTTTCTATCATGTCTTATACAGCAAA GTATGCAAGTTCATTTTATGGTCCATTTCGGGAAGCCTTGGACTCGAATCCACGTTTTGGTGACAAGAAAAC TTATCAGATGAATCCCGCAAATTATAGAGAGGCTATGGTTGAGGCAAATGAAGATGAGTCTGAAGGAGCTGATATCCTCTTG GTGAAGCCTGGTCTACCATATTTAGATATCATAAGATTACTCCGGGATAACTCTCCTCTGCCAATAGCTGCATATCAG GTTTCCGGTGAGTATTCAATGATCAAGGCAGGTGGGGTTCTGAAAATGATCGATGAAGAAAAGGTTATGATGGAATCGCTCATGTGTCTCAGAAGGGCCGGTGCTGACATAGTCCTCACATATTTTGCCCTGCAAGCTGCCAGAACTATATGCGGTGAGAAGAGGTGA